Proteins from a genomic interval of Medicago truncatula cultivar Jemalong A17 chromosome 3, MtrunA17r5.0-ANR, whole genome shotgun sequence:
- the LOC11446754 gene encoding putative disease resistance RPP13-like protein 1 isoform X1 gives MLNKLKAKSEPLSSNLLGLVSALTTNPFETRLNEQLDKLELLAKQKKKLGLGEGPCASNEGLVSWKPSKRLSSTALVDESSIYGRDVDKKKLIKFLLAGNDSGNRVPIISIVGLGGMGKTTLAKLVYNDNKIEEHFELKAWVYVSESFDVVGLTKAIINSFNSSADGEDLNLLQHQLQHILTGKKYLLVLDDIWNGNAECWEQLLLPFNHGFSGSKIVVTTREKEVAYHVLKSTKLFDLQQLDKSDCWSLFVTHAFQGKNVCEYPNLESTGKKILDKCGGLPLAVKSMGQLLRRNFSQHEWIKILETNMWRLSDGEHSINSVLRLSYHNLPSILKHCFSYCSIFPKGYEFEKGELIKLWMAEGLLKCCGSHKSEEELGNEIFGDLESISFFQRSNEDWNHYAMHDLVNDLAKSVSGEFCVQIEGARVEGIFERTRHIRCYLRSNCVDKLIEPICELRGLRSLILKAHKNVSISNNVQHDLFSRLKCLRMLSFRSCGLSELVNEISNLKLLRYLDLSYTLITSLPDTICMLYNLQTLLLERCNIRELPSNFSKLINLRHLKLPYETKMPKHVGKLENLQSFPYFIMEKHNGADLKELENLNHLHGKIHIKGLGNVIDPADAVTANLKDKKYLEELLMDFDGGREEMDDSIVESNVSVLEALQPNRNLKRLTISKYKGNRFPNWISRLPNLVSLQLRDCKEIKIIGADFYGNNSTIVPFRSLEVLEFKRMDNWEEWICLQGFPLLKKLFISECPELKRALPQHLPSLQKLSIDDCDKLFFGGNRHTERKLINFTFLEELYLDFTGLVECPSLDLRCHNSLRKLSIKGWRSYSLPLELHLFTNLDYLRLCGCPELESFPRGGFPSHLTDLVIFDCPKLIASREQWGLFQLNSLKSFKVSDEFENVESFPEENLLPPTLESIWLFNCSKLRIINCKGLLHLKSLKYLKIYNCPSLESLPEEGLPNSLSTLWISGSPLFQEQYQNEEGDRWHIVSHIPSVQIF, from the coding sequence ATGCTAAATAAGCTGAAAGCTAAATCTGAACCACTTAGCAGCAATTTATTGGGCTTGGTTTCAGCTTTAACTACAAATCCATTTGAAACCAGGCTCAATGAACAACTGGATAAACTAGAACTTCTtgcaaagcaaaagaaaaagttgGGATTGGGAGAAGGTCCCTGTGCTAGTAACGAAGGCTTAGTCAGTTGGAAACCTTCAAAAAGGTTGTCATCTACAGCTCTTGTGGATGAGTCGAGCATATATGGTAGAGATGTTGATAAGAAAAAACTAATCAAGTTTTTACTTGCAGGCAATGATAGTGGCAACCGCGTTCCAATAATCAGCATAGTCGGTTTAGGAGGGATGGGGAAAACCACCCTTGCTAAGCTTGTGTACAACGACAACAAGATAGAAGAGCATTTTGAGCTTAAAGCATGGGTCTATGTTTCTGAATCTTTTGATGTTGTTGGACTCACCAAAgcaattatcaattcatttaATTCTTCAGCAGATGGTGAAGACTTGAATCTACTCCAACATCAATTGCAGCACATACTAACAGGCAAGAAATACTTGCTTGTTTTAGACGATATCTGGAACGGGAATGCAGAATGTTGGGAGCAGTTACTACTTCCCTTTAACCATGGATTTTCTGGAAGTAAGATTGTCGTGACAACACGTGAAAAGGAGGTAGCATATCATGTTCTTAAATCCACCAAGTTATTTGATTTACAACAATTGGACAAAAGCGATTGTTGGAGTTTATTTGTGACACATGCTTTTCAAGGAAAGAATGTGTGTGAATATCCAAATCTTGAATCAACTGGCAAGAAAATACTGGATAAGTGTGGAGGGTTGCCTTTAGCTGTAAAATCAATGGGCCAACTCTTGCGAAGAAATTTTTCTCAACATGAGTGGATTAAGATATTGGAGACTAATATGTGGCGTTTATCAGATGGGGAACACAGCATAAACTCAGTTCTGAGATTAAGTTACCATAATCTCCCTTCCATTCTAAAGCATTGCTTTTCTTATTGTTCCATTTTTCCCAAGGGTTATGAatttgaaaaaggtgaattgATCAAGCTCTGGATGgcagaaggtttattgaagtgTTGCGGATCACACAAAAGTGAAGAAGAGTTAGGTAATGAAATTTTCGGTGATCTTGAGTCAATTTCATTTTTCCAACGATCAAATGAGGATTGGAACCACTATGCCATGCATGATCTTGTCAATGATTTAGCAAAATCAGTGTCAGGAGAATTTTGTGTGCAAATAGAAGGTGCCAGGGTGGAAGGTATCTTTGAAAGGACACGTCACATTCGTTGCTATCTTCGATCAAATTGTGTTGATAAATTAATAGAGCCAATTTGTGAGCTTCGGGGACTACGTAGTCTGATACTAAAAGCCCATAAGAATGTGTCGATAAGCAACAATGTGCAACATGATCTGTTTTCAAGATTGAAATGTTTGCGAATGTTATCATTTAGAAGTTGTGGTCTCTCAGAGCTAGTTAATGAGATAagcaatttaaaacttttgcGTTATCTAGACCTTTCTTACACTTTGATTACAAGCTTACCTGATACCATTTGTATGTTGTATAATTTACAAACACTCTTGTTGGAACGGTGTAACATCAGAGAGCTCCcttcaaatttttccaaactcaTCAATTTACGCCATCTTAAACTCCCTTATGAAACAAAAATGCCAAAGCATGTAGGAAAGCTAGAGAATCTTCAGTCCTTTCCTTATTTTATAATGGAAAAGCATAACGGAGCTGATCTTAAGGAGTTAGAGAATTTAAACCATCTTCATGGGAAAATTCATATAAAAGGTTTGGGTAATGTAATTGATCCTGCAGATGCTGTGACAGCCAATTTGAAAGATAAGAAGTATTTAGAAGAATTACTTATGGATTTTGATGGTGGAAGAGAAGAAATGGATGACTCAATAGTTGAAAGCAATGTGTCTGTCTTGGAGGCTCTTCAACCAAATAGAAACTTGAAGAGGCTTACCATCTCAAAATACAAAGGCAATAGGTTTCCAAATTGGATAAGTCGTTTACCCAACTTAGTATCTCTTCAGCTGCGAGACTGTAAAGAAATAAAGATCATTGGTGCCGACTTTTACGGAAATAACTCAACAATTGTTCCATTCAGGTCTCTTGAAGTTTTGGAATTTAAACGGATGGACAATTGGGAGGAATGGATATGCCTTCAAGGGTTTCCTTTGCTTAAAAAGCTATTTATAAGTGAATGTCCTGAATTGAAAAGGGCTTTGCCTCAACACCTTCCTTCTTTACAAAAATTATCCATTGATGATTGCGACAAGTTATTTTTTGGTGGGAATCGGCACACAGAGCGAAAGttaatcaattttacatttcTTGAAgagttgtatttggattttacTGGCTTAGTGGAGTGTCCCTCTTTGGATCTGCGTTGCCATAATTCTCTCCGGAAACTTTCAATAAAAGGATGGCGCTCCTACTCCTTGCCTTTGGAACTACACTTGTTCACCAATCTTGATTATCTTCGTTTGTGCGGTTGTCCAGAGTTGGAATCGTTTCCTAGGGGAGGTTTTCCTTCACACTTGACCGACCTTGTAATATTCGATTGTCCTAAACTGATTGCTTCGAGAGAGCAATGGGGTTTGTTCCAACTCAATTCTCTAAAATCTTTCAAAGTTAGTGATGAGTTTGAAAACGTGGAGTCCTTCCCAGAGGAGAATCTTCTGCCACCAACTCTTGAGTCTATTTGGTTGTTTAATTGTTCAAAGCTAAGAATAATAAACTGCAAAGGTCTTCTCCACCTCAAATCTCTTAAATATCTAAAAATTTACAACTGCCCTAGTCTTGAGAGCTTGCCAGAGGAGGGTCTACCCAACTCCCTTTCTACTTTGTGGATTAGTGGTTCTCCATTGTTTCAGGAGCAGTACCAAAACGAGGAAGGAGATCGTTGGCATATAGTTAGTCACATACCTTCTGTGCAGATATTTTGA
- the LOC11446754 gene encoding putative disease resistance RPP13-like protein 1 isoform X2, producing MGKTTLAKLVYNDNKIEEHFELKAWVYVSESFDVVGLTKAIINSFNSSADGEDLNLLQHQLQHILTGKKYLLVLDDIWNGNAECWEQLLLPFNHGFSGSKIVVTTREKEVAYHVLKSTKLFDLQQLDKSDCWSLFVTHAFQGKNVCEYPNLESTGKKILDKCGGLPLAVKSMGQLLRRNFSQHEWIKILETNMWRLSDGEHSINSVLRLSYHNLPSILKHCFSYCSIFPKGYEFEKGELIKLWMAEGLLKCCGSHKSEEELGNEIFGDLESISFFQRSNEDWNHYAMHDLVNDLAKSVSGEFCVQIEGARVEGIFERTRHIRCYLRSNCVDKLIEPICELRGLRSLILKAHKNVSISNNVQHDLFSRLKCLRMLSFRSCGLSELVNEISNLKLLRYLDLSYTLITSLPDTICMLYNLQTLLLERCNIRELPSNFSKLINLRHLKLPYETKMPKHVGKLENLQSFPYFIMEKHNGADLKELENLNHLHGKIHIKGLGNVIDPADAVTANLKDKKYLEELLMDFDGGREEMDDSIVESNVSVLEALQPNRNLKRLTISKYKGNRFPNWISRLPNLVSLQLRDCKEIKIIGADFYGNNSTIVPFRSLEVLEFKRMDNWEEWICLQGFPLLKKLFISECPELKRALPQHLPSLQKLSIDDCDKLFFGGNRHTERKLINFTFLEELYLDFTGLVECPSLDLRCHNSLRKLSIKGWRSYSLPLELHLFTNLDYLRLCGCPELESFPRGGFPSHLTDLVIFDCPKLIASREQWGLFQLNSLKSFKVSDEFENVESFPEENLLPPTLESIWLFNCSKLRIINCKGLLHLKSLKYLKIYNCPSLESLPEEGLPNSLSTLWISGSPLFQEQYQNEEGDRWHIVSHIPSVQIF from the coding sequence ATGGGGAAAACCACCCTTGCTAAGCTTGTGTACAACGACAACAAGATAGAAGAGCATTTTGAGCTTAAAGCATGGGTCTATGTTTCTGAATCTTTTGATGTTGTTGGACTCACCAAAgcaattatcaattcatttaATTCTTCAGCAGATGGTGAAGACTTGAATCTACTCCAACATCAATTGCAGCACATACTAACAGGCAAGAAATACTTGCTTGTTTTAGACGATATCTGGAACGGGAATGCAGAATGTTGGGAGCAGTTACTACTTCCCTTTAACCATGGATTTTCTGGAAGTAAGATTGTCGTGACAACACGTGAAAAGGAGGTAGCATATCATGTTCTTAAATCCACCAAGTTATTTGATTTACAACAATTGGACAAAAGCGATTGTTGGAGTTTATTTGTGACACATGCTTTTCAAGGAAAGAATGTGTGTGAATATCCAAATCTTGAATCAACTGGCAAGAAAATACTGGATAAGTGTGGAGGGTTGCCTTTAGCTGTAAAATCAATGGGCCAACTCTTGCGAAGAAATTTTTCTCAACATGAGTGGATTAAGATATTGGAGACTAATATGTGGCGTTTATCAGATGGGGAACACAGCATAAACTCAGTTCTGAGATTAAGTTACCATAATCTCCCTTCCATTCTAAAGCATTGCTTTTCTTATTGTTCCATTTTTCCCAAGGGTTATGAatttgaaaaaggtgaattgATCAAGCTCTGGATGgcagaaggtttattgaagtgTTGCGGATCACACAAAAGTGAAGAAGAGTTAGGTAATGAAATTTTCGGTGATCTTGAGTCAATTTCATTTTTCCAACGATCAAATGAGGATTGGAACCACTATGCCATGCATGATCTTGTCAATGATTTAGCAAAATCAGTGTCAGGAGAATTTTGTGTGCAAATAGAAGGTGCCAGGGTGGAAGGTATCTTTGAAAGGACACGTCACATTCGTTGCTATCTTCGATCAAATTGTGTTGATAAATTAATAGAGCCAATTTGTGAGCTTCGGGGACTACGTAGTCTGATACTAAAAGCCCATAAGAATGTGTCGATAAGCAACAATGTGCAACATGATCTGTTTTCAAGATTGAAATGTTTGCGAATGTTATCATTTAGAAGTTGTGGTCTCTCAGAGCTAGTTAATGAGATAagcaatttaaaacttttgcGTTATCTAGACCTTTCTTACACTTTGATTACAAGCTTACCTGATACCATTTGTATGTTGTATAATTTACAAACACTCTTGTTGGAACGGTGTAACATCAGAGAGCTCCcttcaaatttttccaaactcaTCAATTTACGCCATCTTAAACTCCCTTATGAAACAAAAATGCCAAAGCATGTAGGAAAGCTAGAGAATCTTCAGTCCTTTCCTTATTTTATAATGGAAAAGCATAACGGAGCTGATCTTAAGGAGTTAGAGAATTTAAACCATCTTCATGGGAAAATTCATATAAAAGGTTTGGGTAATGTAATTGATCCTGCAGATGCTGTGACAGCCAATTTGAAAGATAAGAAGTATTTAGAAGAATTACTTATGGATTTTGATGGTGGAAGAGAAGAAATGGATGACTCAATAGTTGAAAGCAATGTGTCTGTCTTGGAGGCTCTTCAACCAAATAGAAACTTGAAGAGGCTTACCATCTCAAAATACAAAGGCAATAGGTTTCCAAATTGGATAAGTCGTTTACCCAACTTAGTATCTCTTCAGCTGCGAGACTGTAAAGAAATAAAGATCATTGGTGCCGACTTTTACGGAAATAACTCAACAATTGTTCCATTCAGGTCTCTTGAAGTTTTGGAATTTAAACGGATGGACAATTGGGAGGAATGGATATGCCTTCAAGGGTTTCCTTTGCTTAAAAAGCTATTTATAAGTGAATGTCCTGAATTGAAAAGGGCTTTGCCTCAACACCTTCCTTCTTTACAAAAATTATCCATTGATGATTGCGACAAGTTATTTTTTGGTGGGAATCGGCACACAGAGCGAAAGttaatcaattttacatttcTTGAAgagttgtatttggattttacTGGCTTAGTGGAGTGTCCCTCTTTGGATCTGCGTTGCCATAATTCTCTCCGGAAACTTTCAATAAAAGGATGGCGCTCCTACTCCTTGCCTTTGGAACTACACTTGTTCACCAATCTTGATTATCTTCGTTTGTGCGGTTGTCCAGAGTTGGAATCGTTTCCTAGGGGAGGTTTTCCTTCACACTTGACCGACCTTGTAATATTCGATTGTCCTAAACTGATTGCTTCGAGAGAGCAATGGGGTTTGTTCCAACTCAATTCTCTAAAATCTTTCAAAGTTAGTGATGAGTTTGAAAACGTGGAGTCCTTCCCAGAGGAGAATCTTCTGCCACCAACTCTTGAGTCTATTTGGTTGTTTAATTGTTCAAAGCTAAGAATAATAAACTGCAAAGGTCTTCTCCACCTCAAATCTCTTAAATATCTAAAAATTTACAACTGCCCTAGTCTTGAGAGCTTGCCAGAGGAGGGTCTACCCAACTCCCTTTCTACTTTGTGGATTAGTGGTTCTCCATTGTTTCAGGAGCAGTACCAAAACGAGGAAGGAGATCGTTGGCATATAGTTAGTCACATACCTTCTGTGCAGATATTTTGA